TTGCGCCGCGCCCTCCCGGACCGGGAGAACTGAGAGCCGCGCGTGCAGGCCATGCGACCTGCGCGCGCATCACACCGGGTTCTCTCGTCCGTGTCAGCTGGCTGGCGGCGGCATGAGCCCCCGCTGCGAACATGGCCGCAGCGGGGTTCGGCCTCAGCCGATGGCCAGGGTCTTGTTCTTGCGCTCGGAGAGGCGTTTTTCCAGATAGTGGATGTTCTGGCCACCGGCCTGGAAGCCTTGGTCGCGCATGATCCGCTGCTGCAGCGGGATATTGGTCTTGATGCCATCAACGACCATTTCCGACAGCGCCACGCGCATGCGGCAGATCGCGGTTTCGCGGTCCGGCCCGTGCACGATCAGCTTGCCGATCATCGAGTCGTAGTTCGGCGGCACCGCATAGCCTTCGTAGACATGGGTGTCGACGCGCACGCCGGGGCCGCCAGGCGCATGGAAATGGCGGATCGTGCCGGGCGAGGGCAGGAAGCTATCGGGATCCTCGGCATTGATGCGGCACTCGATGGCATGGCCGGAGAGCACGACGTCTTCCTGGCGGATCGACAGCTTGTGGCCCGAGGCGATCATCAGCTGCTCGCGCACCAGGTCGATGCCGGTCACCATCTCGGTCACCGGGTGTTCGACCTGGATGCGGGTATTCATTTCGATGAAGTAGAAGCGTCCGTCCTCATACAGGAACTCGAACGTGCCCGCGCCGCGGTAGCCGATGCGGATGCAGGCATCCACGCAGACCTTGCCGATCTCCGCGCGCGCCTCCGGGGTGATCCCCGGGGCCGGCGCTTCCTCGACGACCTTCTGGTGGCGGCGCTGCATCGAGCAGTCGCGCTCGCCCAGGTGGATCGCATTGCCCTGGCCGTCGGCGAGTACCTGGATCTCCACATGGCGCGGGTTCTCGAGGAACTTCTCCATGTAGACCATGTCGTTGCCGAACGCGGCCTTGGCTTCCTGCTTGGTCGTGGCGATCGCGGTGACCAGCGCTGCCTCGGTCTGCACCACGCGCATGCCGCGTCCGCCGCCGCCGCCGGCGGCCTTGACGATGACCGGGTAGCCGATCTCGCGTGCGATGCGCACATTGGTCGCGGCGTCGTCGTCCAGCGGGCCGCCCGAACCGGGAACGCAGGGCACGCCTGCCTCCTTCATCGCGCGGATCGCCTCGACCTTGTCGCCCATCAGGCGGATGGTTTCCGCCCTCGGTCCGATGAAGACGAAACCCGACTGTTCGACGCGTTCGGCGAAGTCGGCGTTTTCGCTCAAGAAACCGTAGCCGGGGTGGATGGCCTGGGCGTCGGTCACCTCGGCGGCGGCGATGATCGCCGGCATGTCGAGGTAGCTCTGGGCGGAAGGGGGCGGACCGATGCAGACCGACTCGTCGGCCATGGCCACGTGCTTGAGGTTGCGGTCGACGGTGGAATGCACCGCGACCGTACGGATGCCCAGGGTGTGACAGGCGCGCAGGATGCGCAGCGCGATCTCGCCCCGGTTGGCGATGACGACCTTCTCGAGCATCGGCGCAGCCTCAGCCGATCACGAACAGGGGCTGGTCGAACTCGACCGGCTGGCCGCTCTCGCACAGCACCGCGACGATCGTGCCCGAGGTTTCCGCCTCGATCGGGTTGAACATCTTCATCGCTTCGATGATGCCCAGCGTGTCGCCGACCTTGACCTGCTGGCCCATGGTCACGAAGGCGGGCTTGTCCGGCGCCGGCGACGCATAGAAGGTGCCGACCATCGGCGAACGCGCGACCTGGCCCGGCGGCATGTCGTCACCCTGCTTGGGCGCCGCGCCGGTGGCGGCATCGACCGGTGAGCTCATCGGCATGGCCGGCTCGGCGCGCGGCGCGGCGGGCGCGGGGGCCTGGGCGACCATCATCGGCGCGGCGGCGTTGCGCGACAGGCGCACCGACTCCTCGCCTTCCTTGATCTCGATCTCGGTCAGGTTGGACTCTTCGAGCAGGTCGATGAGCTTCTTGATCTTTCTCAGGTCCATGCGGGCCTCTCTTTGCGTGGGTCGCGCAGTGCGCGAGTACGGGAAAACGGGAATGGAAGTTGCGTCGGGCCTTCAGCCCGCACGCAGCCGGACAAGCGCGGCGTCGAGCGCGTAGCGGTAGCTGTCGGCGCCGAAACCGCAGACGACGCCGACGGCGAGATCGCTGAAATAGCTGGTCTGGCGGAAAGGCTCGCGGCGGTGCGGATTCGACAGGTGGATTTCGAAGAACGGCAGGGCGACGGCGGCCAGTGCATCGCGCAGGGCGACCGAGGTGTGGGTGAACGCCGCCGGATTGAACAGGATCACCGCGGTGCCGTCGTTGCGGGCGGCCTGGATGCGGTCCACCAGCACATGTTCGGCGTTCGACTGCAGGGTTTCGAGGGAGTGACCGGCGGCGCGGGCCGTGCCTTCCAGCATCGCGTCGATCTCCGCCAGCGTCGTCTGTCCATAGACCTCCGGCTCGCGGCTGCCGAGCAGGTTGAGGTTGGGACCATGGAGGACGAGGACGGAGGCCATCGGGTACGCAGGGCGGCGGGTGCGCGAAGTCTGCGGGATGCCTGTGATCGTGTCCAGTTCGCAGACGTTTGGCGATTTTAAACGGTTGTTTGATTTTAAGCTCAGGGCGCGACCCAGCCGTCGATCTCGCCCGGGGCGAACGGCCCGATCCGCTGCTTGAGCAGGCGTCCGTCCTCCGACAACAGCACGGAGTAGGGCAGCACGCCGCGCGGATTGCCGAGCCGCACGCCCGCGTCGGCCGGTCCTGGAGCGTCAAGCGCGATGGCGTAGGCCACCGGGATCCGCTGGAGAAACGCCCGCACGGCGTCGGCGTCATCCAGCGCGACGCCCAGCACCTGCACGCCGATGTCGCCCTGTTCGCGGGCGAAGCGGTCCAGCTCGGGCATTTCCTCGATGCACGGCCCGCACCAGCTGGCCCAGAGGTTCACCAGTACGCGGCGACCCGCATAGGCGGATGGCAGCTCGAGCGGGCTTCCGTCGAGGCGGTTGATTGAGAACGGCGCCACGATGCCGCCGCGCCGCGGCACCGACACGCCTTCCGGGGGTGCCGGCGCGCTCGCGCTCAGGGTGTCGGCATAGAGTCGCTGGCCGGCCTCGGTGCCGAGCAGGGGCCCCGGGCCGCCAACGAACAGGCTGGCCAGCACCCCGAGGCCGCCGGCCACGACCGCGATCGCCACGACTGTCAGCGGACCGACCCTCATGGCGCCACGCCGGCGCGGCCGAGCGCCTCGACG
The genomic region above belongs to Luteimonas chenhongjianii and contains:
- the aroQ gene encoding type II 3-dehydroquinate dehydratase, with translation MASVLVLHGPNLNLLGSREPEVYGQTTLAEIDAMLEGTARAAGHSLETLQSNAEHVLVDRIQAARNDGTAVILFNPAAFTHTSVALRDALAAVALPFFEIHLSNPHRREPFRQTSYFSDLAVGVVCGFGADSYRYALDAALVRLRAG
- the accB gene encoding acetyl-CoA carboxylase biotin carboxyl carrier protein encodes the protein MDLRKIKKLIDLLEESNLTEIEIKEGEESVRLSRNAAAPMMVAQAPAPAAPRAEPAMPMSSPVDAATGAAPKQGDDMPPGQVARSPMVGTFYASPAPDKPAFVTMGQQVKVGDTLGIIEAMKMFNPIEAETSGTIVAVLCESGQPVEFDQPLFVIG
- a CDS encoding TlpA disulfide reductase family protein; this encodes MRVGPLTVVAIAVVAGGLGVLASLFVGGPGPLLGTEAGQRLYADTLSASAPAPPEGVSVPRRGGIVAPFSINRLDGSPLELPSAYAGRRVLVNLWASWCGPCIEEMPELDRFAREQGDIGVQVLGVALDDADAVRAFLQRIPVAYAIALDAPGPADAGVRLGNPRGVLPYSVLLSEDGRLLKQRIGPFAPGEIDGWVAP
- the accC gene encoding acetyl-CoA carboxylase biotin carboxylase subunit translates to MLEKVVIANRGEIALRILRACHTLGIRTVAVHSTVDRNLKHVAMADESVCIGPPPSAQSYLDMPAIIAAAEVTDAQAIHPGYGFLSENADFAERVEQSGFVFIGPRAETIRLMGDKVEAIRAMKEAGVPCVPGSGGPLDDDAATNVRIAREIGYPVIVKAAGGGGGRGMRVVQTEAALVTAIATTKQEAKAAFGNDMVYMEKFLENPRHVEIQVLADGQGNAIHLGERDCSMQRRHQKVVEEAPAPGITPEARAEIGKVCVDACIRIGYRGAGTFEFLYEDGRFYFIEMNTRIQVEHPVTEMVTGIDLVREQLMIASGHKLSIRQEDVVLSGHAIECRINAEDPDSFLPSPGTIRHFHAPGGPGVRVDTHVYEGYAVPPNYDSMIGKLIVHGPDRETAICRMRVALSEMVVDGIKTNIPLQQRIMRDQGFQAGGQNIHYLEKRLSERKNKTLAIG